In one Staphylococcus lutrae genomic region, the following are encoded:
- a CDS encoding peptidase U32 family protein: protein MKVLDAVQPELKRKIKKPELLAPAGNLEKLKIAIHYGADAVFIGGQEYGLRSNADNFTIDEIREGVEFANQYGAKIYITTNIIAHDENMEGLDTYLKQLESTGATGIIVADPLIIETCKRVAPKLEIHLSTQQSLSNYKAVEYWKEEGLDRVVLARETGAMEMKEIKDKVDIEIEAFIHGAMCIAYSGRCTLSNHMTARDSNRGGCCQSCRWDYDLLTVDQDGELDIVYDDARAVPFAMSPRDLKLIESIPQMMDLGIDSLKIEGRMKSIHYIATVVSVYRKVIDAYAEDPENFKIKSEWLYELDKCANRDTAPAFFKGTPGYEEQMFGNESSKKSPFDFVGLVLDYDADKQIATIQQRNHFKPGQEIEFFGPEISTFTQVIDKIYDEEGNELDAARHPLQIVQIKVDQPIYPNNMMRKEV from the coding sequence ATGAAGGTACTTGATGCAGTTCAACCCGAATTGAAGCGTAAAATAAAAAAGCCCGAATTGTTAGCGCCCGCAGGTAATCTTGAAAAATTAAAAATTGCAATTCATTACGGTGCGGATGCGGTGTTCATTGGTGGACAAGAGTATGGCTTACGTTCAAATGCTGACAACTTTACCATAGATGAAATTCGTGAAGGCGTCGAATTTGCTAATCAGTATGGTGCGAAAATTTATATTACAACAAATATTATTGCGCATGACGAAAATATGGAAGGTTTAGACACGTATTTAAAACAACTCGAATCTACAGGTGCGACTGGGATTATTGTCGCGGATCCACTGATTATTGAAACGTGTAAGCGTGTTGCGCCAAAACTTGAAATTCACCTTTCAACACAGCAATCATTGAGTAATTATAAAGCTGTTGAATATTGGAAGGAAGAAGGGCTCGATCGTGTTGTGCTGGCACGTGAAACTGGCGCAATGGAAATGAAAGAAATTAAGGATAAAGTGGATATTGAAATTGAAGCCTTTATCCACGGTGCGATGTGCATTGCGTATTCTGGTCGATGTACATTAAGTAATCATATGACCGCTCGGGATTCCAACCGTGGTGGATGTTGTCAAAGTTGTCGCTGGGATTATGATTTGTTGACAGTAGATCAAGATGGCGAACTCGATATCGTTTATGATGATGCACGTGCGGTTCCATTTGCTATGAGTCCGCGTGATTTAAAACTGATTGAATCGATTCCACAGATGATGGATTTAGGTATTGATTCTCTAAAAATTGAGGGTAGAATGAAGTCGATTCACTACATTGCAACAGTCGTTTCTGTTTATCGAAAAGTCATTGACGCATATGCTGAAGACCCTGAAAACTTTAAAATTAAAAGTGAATGGCTTTATGAATTGGATAAATGTGCGAATCGTGATACGGCACCTGCATTTTTTAAAGGAACACCGGGGTATGAAGAACAAATGTTTGGCAATGAGTCGAGTAAAAAGTCACCATTTGATTTTGTAGGTCTTGTATTAGATTATGACGCTGACAAACAAATTGCGACAATTCAACAAAGAAATCATTTCAAACCAGGACAAGAAATCGAATTTTTTGGACCTGAGATCTCAACTTTTACGCAAGTGATAGACAAAATTTATGATGAAGAAGGAAATGAACTTGATGCCGCACGTCATCCACTACAAATCGTGCAAATTAAAGTTGACCAGCCTATTTATCCAAACAACATGATGAGAAAGGAAGTTTAA
- a CDS encoding DUF1292 domain-containing protein translates to MTNENHNQEIEVKSDETLLTLYDEEGNEVLYRKMLEFYHPEFDKEYVILAEEGAQADDDDLIELIPMINEPDETGEGGRFLPVETEEEWDMIEEVVNTNMDDDNHEDE, encoded by the coding sequence ATGACAAACGAAAACCATAATCAAGAAATTGAAGTGAAAAGTGACGAAACGTTATTAACGTTATATGATGAAGAAGGAAATGAAGTTTTATATCGAAAAATGTTAGAGTTTTACCATCCTGAATTCGACAAAGAATATGTTATTCTTGCTGAAGAAGGTGCACAAGCGGATGACGATGACTTAATCGAATTGATTCCTATGATTAATGAACCTGACGAAACTGGAGAAGGCGGACGCTTTTTGCCTGTTGAAACAGAGGAAGAATGGGATATGATTGAAGAAGTCGTGAATACGAATATGGATGATGACAATCACGAAGATGAGTGA
- the udk gene encoding uridine kinase codes for MATTIIGIAGGSGSGKTSVTNEIMNNLEGHSVALIEQDYYYKDQSHLTFEERLKTNYDHPFAFDSDLLIQNLKSLQLGESVEVPTYDYTQHTRSDKTIAFQPKDVIIVEGIFALENKELRDMMDVKIFVDTDADLRILRRLIRDTKERGRTMESVIDQYLSVVRPMHNQFIEPTKKYADIIIPEGGSNKVAIDIMTTKIQALVRKKD; via the coding sequence ATGGCAACAACGATCATTGGTATTGCTGGAGGTTCTGGTTCGGGGAAGACATCTGTCACGAATGAAATTATGAACAATTTAGAAGGTCACAGTGTCGCACTTATCGAACAAGACTACTATTATAAAGATCAGTCTCATTTAACTTTTGAAGAACGTTTAAAAACGAATTACGATCACCCATTTGCTTTTGATAGTGATTTATTAATCCAAAATCTTAAATCTTTGCAATTAGGTGAAAGTGTAGAAGTGCCAACGTATGACTATACACAACATACGAGAAGTGATAAAACGATTGCATTTCAACCTAAAGATGTTATTATCGTAGAGGGTATCTTTGCGCTTGAAAACAAAGAATTGCGTGATATGATGGATGTTAAGATTTTTGTTGATACTGACGCGGATCTAAGAATTTTACGTCGGCTGATCAGAGATACAAAAGAACGTGGGCGTACAATGGAATCTGTCATTGATCAGTATCTCTCTGTTGTGAGACCCATGCACAATCAATTTATAGAACCGACAAAAAAATATGCAGATATTATCATTCCAGAGGGTGGTTCTAATAAAGTTGCGATTGATATCATGACGACAAAAATTCAAGCGCTTGTTCGTAAAAAAGATTAA
- the greA gene encoding transcription elongation factor GreA, translated as MENQKQYPMTQEGFEKLEKELEELKTVKRPEVVEKIKVARSFGDLSENSEYDAAKDEQGFIEQDIQRIETMLRHALIIEDTGDNHVVQIGKTVTFVELPGNDEESYQIVGSAESDAFNGKISNESPMAQALIGKQLNDEVRVPLPNGGEINVKITDIQ; from the coding sequence ATGGAAAACCAAAAACAATATCCAATGACGCAAGAAGGATTTGAAAAGTTAGAAAAAGAATTAGAAGAATTAAAAACAGTAAAACGACCAGAAGTCGTAGAAAAAATAAAAGTTGCGCGTAGTTTTGGCGACTTGTCTGAGAACTCAGAATATGATGCAGCCAAAGATGAGCAAGGGTTTATTGAACAAGATATTCAACGTATTGAAACAATGTTGCGTCATGCACTCATTATTGAAGATACAGGAGATAACCATGTTGTTCAAATCGGTAAAACAGTGACATTTGTTGAACTACCAGGGAATGACGAAGAGTCATACCAAATTGTAGGATCAGCCGAATCTGATGCCTTTAACGGGAAGATTTCGAATGAGTCCCCAATGGCACAAGCGCTGATTGGTAAACAATTAAATGATGAAGTACGTGTCCCTCTACCAAATGGTGGAGAAATCAATGTTAAAATTACAGACATACAATAA
- a CDS encoding O-methyltransferase, producing MKDKNQAYLLSLQHYDKAIDHLRDDAERNQVPIVDQLSLDLIQQLIRIHQPREILEIGCAIGYSAMQFASVHSEIQVTTIERNNEMIQQAKMNFSQYGYENQIRLIEADATEAFDRVNDRIYDMIFIDAAKAQSQRFFELYSPLVRKKGVIITDNILYHGFVADIDIVQSRNVKQMVKKVRKYNDWLSQQTDFTTNFIHMDDGLAISIKER from the coding sequence ATGAAGGATAAAAATCAAGCCTATCTCTTAAGTCTTCAACATTATGATAAAGCCATTGATCATTTACGCGATGATGCTGAACGCAATCAAGTTCCTATTGTCGATCAATTATCTTTAGATTTAATTCAACAATTGATACGCATTCATCAACCTCGAGAGATTTTAGAGATTGGATGTGCGATTGGTTATAGTGCGATGCAGTTTGCTTCTGTACATAGTGAAATACAAGTGACAACGATTGAACGGAATAACGAAATGATCCAACAAGCGAAAATGAATTTCAGCCAGTATGGTTATGAGAATCAAATCCGTTTAATTGAAGCAGATGCAACAGAAGCATTTGACCGCGTGAATGACCGGATTTATGATATGATTTTTATCGATGCAGCGAAAGCACAATCCCAACGTTTTTTTGAGCTTTATAGTCCGCTCGTCAGAAAAAAAGGCGTGATTATTACGGATAACATTTTGTATCATGGTTTTGTTGCAGATATCGATATCGTACAGAGCCGCAATGTTAAACAAATGGTAAAAAAAGTTCGGAAATACAATGACTGGTTAAGCCAGCAAACGGATTTTACAACAAATTTCATTCATATGGATGATGGATTAGCGATATCAATAAAGGAGCGTTAG
- a CDS encoding peptidase U32 family protein, which yields MTELLVTPKSVSHIETLIEKGADAFVIGEEKFGLRLAGEFNREAMIKAVEVIHRAGKKAYAAVNGIFHNYHIPALEDYIAFLHEIKVDRIIFGDPAVVMIVKQQENPIPLNWNAETLVTNHFQCNYWGRRGAKRAVLARELSLEEILNIKANSDVEIEVQVHGMTCMFQSKRMLLGNYYTFQGRQMKIQRDTSSTTEQLLLYDEERENKYPVFEDYNGTHIMSPNDICLIEALEPLFEAGIDSLKIDGVLQTEAYINVATEAYREAIDLYEEDPEAYEDEKFMLVDPIEAIQPEHRPFDEGFYYKQTVY from the coding sequence ATGACGGAGTTATTAGTGACACCAAAGTCTGTAAGCCACATTGAAACATTAATTGAAAAAGGTGCTGATGCATTTGTCATTGGTGAAGAAAAATTTGGTTTACGTTTGGCTGGTGAATTTAATCGAGAAGCAATGATAAAGGCAGTTGAAGTGATTCATAGAGCAGGAAAAAAAGCTTACGCTGCGGTGAATGGCATATTTCATAATTACCATATTCCAGCGCTTGAGGATTACATTGCTTTTTTACATGAAATTAAAGTAGATCGTATCATATTTGGTGACCCTGCTGTTGTCATGATTGTGAAGCAACAAGAAAATCCAATTCCATTGAATTGGAATGCTGAAACATTAGTGACGAACCATTTTCAATGTAATTACTGGGGAAGACGTGGTGCAAAAAGAGCTGTTCTCGCTCGGGAGTTAAGCCTAGAAGAAATATTGAATATTAAAGCGAATAGTGACGTAGAAATTGAAGTACAAGTTCATGGCATGACGTGCATGTTCCAATCAAAACGGATGCTATTGGGGAATTATTACACATTCCAAGGTCGTCAAATGAAAATTCAACGTGACACCAGTTCGACAACCGAACAATTGTTGCTTTATGATGAAGAACGCGAGAATAAGTACCCTGTTTTTGAAGATTATAATGGGACGCATATTATGTCACCGAATGATATTTGCTTGATTGAAGCGTTAGAACCACTCTTTGAAGCGGGTATTGATAGTTTGAAAATTGATGGGGTATTACAAACTGAAGCTTATATTAATGTGGCAACTGAAGCATACCGCGAAGCCATCGATTTATATGAAGAAGATCCTGAAGCTTATGAAGATGAAAAATTTATGCTCGTAGACCCAATTGAAGCCATACAGCCAGAACACCGTCCATTTGATGAAGGCTTTTATTACAAGCAAACGGTCTACTAA
- the pxpB gene encoding 5-oxoprolinase subunit PxpB encodes MNFRQISEQAFMIYFKAEISEDVYNQVNRVASYLRTQQHLHIKEVVPSYRAIMVYFDGLHTNYETLIQALQLEHFGNKQAQLYDKQSRVVNIPVIYGGKWGPDIDIVAAHHDLTIDEVIQYHTETFYLIYMIGFMPGFPFLGGLNPKLHTPRKEEPRIKIDAGSVGIANNQTGLYPSDSPGGWQIIGRTPIDIYNPRRHPKILYQPGDKVKFYSIDEETFLHIQSYVHKNQLDYDEWVTVTDEY; translated from the coding sequence ATGAATTTTCGACAAATCAGTGAACAAGCTTTCATGATATACTTCAAGGCAGAAATCAGTGAAGACGTATATAATCAAGTCAATCGTGTTGCTTCATATCTTCGTACACAACAGCACTTACATATTAAAGAAGTCGTTCCCTCATATCGTGCAATTATGGTTTATTTCGACGGCCTACATACAAATTATGAAACTTTAATTCAAGCACTTCAATTGGAGCACTTCGGAAATAAACAAGCACAGTTATATGACAAACAAAGTCGTGTGGTTAACATTCCCGTCATTTACGGGGGGAAGTGGGGGCCTGATATCGACATTGTCGCAGCACACCATGACTTAACGATTGATGAAGTCATTCAATATCATACTGAAACATTTTATCTCATATATATGATTGGCTTTATGCCGGGGTTTCCTTTTTTAGGCGGTTTAAATCCCAAATTACATACACCAAGAAAAGAAGAGCCTAGAATCAAAATAGATGCGGGTTCGGTTGGGATTGCCAACAATCAAACAGGATTGTACCCATCCGATTCACCTGGTGGCTGGCAAATTATTGGACGCACACCCATTGATATTTACAATCCAAGACGTCATCCTAAAATTCTATATCAACCGGGTGATAAAGTTAAGTTTTATTCTATAGATGAAGAAACATTTTTGCATATTCAATCTTATGTGCATAAAAATCAATTAGACTATGATGAGTGGGTGACGGTGACTGATGAGTATTAA
- the ruvX gene encoding Holliday junction resolvase RuvX — MLKHKILGLDVGSRTVGIAISDMMGWTAQGLDTLRINEEENALGIDTLIDIIKREKVGTVVIGLPKNMNNSIGFRGEASLKYKDALAERMPDLEIVMWDERLSTMAAERSLIEADVSRAKRKKVIDKMAAVFILQGYLDGLN; from the coding sequence ATGCTTAAACATAAAATTTTAGGACTTGATGTCGGAAGTCGAACGGTAGGTATTGCAATTAGCGACATGATGGGTTGGACGGCACAAGGTTTAGATACACTCCGAATCAACGAAGAAGAGAATGCGCTCGGAATTGACACCTTAATTGACATTATAAAAAGAGAAAAAGTAGGCACTGTTGTAATTGGATTGCCTAAAAATATGAATAATTCTATTGGCTTTCGTGGCGAAGCTTCATTAAAATATAAAGATGCCCTTGCTGAACGTATGCCCGATTTAGAAATTGTGATGTGGGATGAACGGCTAAGTACGATGGCGGCCGAACGTTCATTGATAGAGGCTGATGTATCGAGAGCAAAACGAAAAAAAGTCATCGACAAAATGGCTGCAGTGTTTATTTTACAAGGCTATTTGGATGGCCTGAATTAA
- a CDS encoding IreB family regulatory phosphoprotein, translating to MANFDKTMKFSYEDMPKENVETVLNNVYKTLEERGYNAVNQIVGYLLSGDPAYIPRHNEARNQIRHIDRDDIMEELVSYYLQNHHNDDHA from the coding sequence ATGGCTAATTTTGACAAAACAATGAAATTCAGCTATGAGGATATGCCAAAAGAGAATGTCGAAACGGTGTTGAATAATGTTTATAAGACCTTAGAAGAACGCGGATATAACGCTGTCAATCAAATCGTGGGTTACTTATTATCAGGAGATCCTGCATATATTCCGCGTCACAATGAAGCACGTAATCAAATCCGACACATCGATCGTGACGATATTATGGAAGAGCTCGTGTCTTACTATTTGCAAAACCATCATAATGACGATCATGCTTAA
- a CDS encoding biotin-dependent carboxyltransferase family protein has translation MSIKIMKPGLFTTIQDLGRMGRQYEGYSPAGVMDRPSYEILNTLLNTEGQPAIEFTMIGPQIQFLQQNLFAITGACFSATLNGQDIPHQTVIRAEKNDVLEIGPAHCGMRGYLGFAEPLDIPLFEGSYATHTRTAIGGFKGRALKANDIITTRPTYIDNQLIGRSSDFLSFTPSRDLPIRIMDGPQLESFSRRTIHEIEQMEFIISESSDRMGYRLKGPSIQPATDADIISEPVALGSIQVPKDGNPIILLNDRQTVGGYTKIATVIASDIVEIVQRQPGEQIKFEWVTFNEASEILSRKNRQLEDAKAQICQYPQRLLSNIRPTQQKIKTVLKGEHIPWT, from the coding sequence ATGAGTATTAAAATAATGAAACCGGGTTTGTTCACGACGATTCAAGATTTGGGGCGAATGGGTCGACAATATGAAGGCTATTCTCCTGCAGGTGTAATGGATCGACCAAGTTATGAGATTTTGAATACGTTATTAAACACTGAAGGGCAACCCGCGATAGAATTTACAATGATTGGACCCCAAATCCAGTTTTTACAACAAAATTTGTTTGCTATAACGGGCGCTTGTTTTTCAGCAACGTTAAACGGACAAGACATTCCCCATCAAACTGTCATTCGAGCTGAAAAAAATGACGTTTTAGAAATAGGTCCTGCCCATTGTGGGATGCGCGGCTATTTAGGTTTTGCCGAACCTCTTGATATTCCGCTTTTTGAGGGGAGTTATGCCACTCATACGCGGACAGCTATTGGCGGCTTTAAAGGCCGTGCATTAAAGGCAAATGATATTATCACTACAAGGCCTACGTATATTGACAATCAATTGATAGGTCGCTCTAGCGATTTTTTAAGCTTTACTCCATCTCGAGATTTACCTATTCGTATTATGGATGGACCACAACTTGAATCTTTTTCACGACGCACGATTCATGAAATTGAACAGATGGAATTTATAATTTCTGAAAGTTCGGACAGAATGGGATATCGCTTGAAAGGACCATCGATTCAACCAGCCACTGATGCTGATATTATTTCTGAACCTGTTGCTCTAGGCAGTATACAAGTACCTAAAGATGGGAATCCTATCATTTTGCTGAATGATCGCCAAACGGTTGGCGGTTACACAAAAATCGCGACAGTCATTGCATCTGATATTGTAGAAATCGTTCAAAGACAACCAGGTGAACAGATTAAGTTTGAATGGGTGACTTTTAATGAGGCAAGTGAAATTTTATCACGTAAAAATAGGCAACTTGAAGATGCAAAAGCACAAATCTGTCAGTATCCTCAACGATTACTATCAAATATAAGACCGACACAGCAGAAAATAAAAACAGTATTGAAAGGTGAGCATATACCATGGACTTAA
- the alaS gene encoding alanine--tRNA ligase has protein sequence MKKLKASDIRQMYIDFFVEKGHMVEPSAPLVPIDDDSLLWINSGVATLKKYFDGREIPKKPRIVNAQKSIRTNDIENVGFTARHHTFFEMLGNFSIGDYFKREAIEFAWEFLTSERWMAMDPEKLYVTIHPEDTEAYDLWTEVIGLTEDRIIRIEGNFWDIGEGPSGPNTEIFYDRGEAYGQDDPAEEMYPGGENERYLEVWNLVFSEFNHNKDHTYTPLPSKNIDTGMGLERMASISQDVRTNYETDLFIPIIEQVEQISGKKYLSNDNDDIAFKVIADHIRTIAFAISDGALPANEGRGYVLRRLLRRAVRFSQNLNINVPFMYRLVDVVADIMEPYYPNVKEKAAFIARVIKSEEERFHETLEEGLTILNELIQTAKSTNHLISGEDAFKLYDTYGFPIELTEEITLNEGLSIDMDAFKAHMETQRERARKARQNSQSMQVQSEVLKQIQTKSQFLGYQQFEAHATMTDIIHDGTRVSSADSGETIHFILDQTPFYAVSGGQVADKGVVRNDQFEIQVTDVIKAPNGQNLHTGIIQYGEVREGASVTATIDQNARTAIMKNHSATHLLHAALKSVLGEHVNQAGSLVDSERLRFDFSHIAPMTAEEIKQVEDRVNEQIWNHLSVDIEEMKIDEAKEKGAMALFGEKYGDIVRVVDMSPFSIELCGGTHVQNTSEIGLFKITSESGTGAGVRRIEAVTGQNAFLYLEHYLNEFNAIKSRVKAKTDAQVIEKVEQLQENEKALKQTIDEKNRALNALKMGNIKDQVETINDLPVLITEVEVDDAKAIRTTMDDFKSQLQETVIVLASHVGGKVTLIASVPKPLTDRIKAGDLIKNMAPIVGGKGGGRPDMAQGGGTEPEKITEALQFIKKYIKSLS, from the coding sequence ATGAAAAAATTAAAAGCTAGTGATATTCGACAAATGTATATTGATTTTTTTGTAGAGAAAGGGCATATGGTGGAACCTTCAGCACCATTAGTTCCCATTGATGATGATTCTTTATTATGGATCAATTCCGGTGTCGCAACGTTAAAAAAATATTTTGATGGCCGTGAAATCCCTAAAAAACCGCGTATTGTCAATGCTCAAAAATCTATACGAACAAATGATATTGAAAATGTAGGATTTACAGCGCGTCATCATACGTTTTTTGAAATGTTAGGGAACTTTTCAATTGGGGATTATTTTAAAAGAGAGGCGATCGAGTTTGCTTGGGAATTTTTAACAAGTGAGCGATGGATGGCGATGGATCCAGAAAAATTATATGTCACGATTCACCCAGAAGATACAGAGGCTTATGATTTGTGGACAGAAGTCATTGGACTCACTGAAGATCGAATCATTCGAATTGAAGGGAATTTCTGGGATATTGGTGAAGGCCCTTCTGGACCGAATACAGAAATATTTTATGACCGGGGTGAAGCGTATGGCCAAGATGATCCTGCTGAAGAAATGTATCCAGGGGGCGAAAATGAGCGCTACTTAGAAGTTTGGAACCTTGTATTCAGTGAATTTAATCATAATAAAGATCATACGTATACACCATTACCAAGTAAAAACATTGATACGGGCATGGGATTAGAGCGGATGGCATCTATTTCCCAAGATGTACGTACGAACTATGAAACCGATTTATTCATTCCAATTATCGAACAAGTAGAACAGATTTCAGGAAAGAAATACTTAAGCAATGATAACGACGATATCGCGTTTAAAGTGATTGCCGACCATATTCGTACGATTGCATTTGCGATTTCTGATGGCGCCTTGCCTGCAAATGAAGGTAGAGGTTATGTATTGCGTCGCTTATTACGTCGCGCCGTACGCTTTAGTCAAAATTTAAATATCAATGTGCCGTTCATGTATCGACTAGTAGATGTCGTCGCTGACATTATGGAACCGTACTATCCAAATGTAAAAGAAAAAGCTGCTTTTATTGCACGTGTTATTAAATCAGAAGAAGAACGCTTCCATGAAACATTAGAAGAAGGTTTAACAATACTTAATGAGTTGATACAAACAGCCAAATCTACAAACCATTTGATTTCCGGCGAAGATGCATTTAAATTATATGATACGTATGGCTTTCCGATTGAATTGACGGAAGAGATTACGCTAAATGAAGGTTTATCAATCGATATGGATGCCTTTAAAGCGCATATGGAAACACAGCGTGAACGAGCACGTAAAGCAAGACAAAATAGTCAATCGATGCAAGTTCAAAGTGAAGTGTTAAAACAAATTCAAACGAAGAGTCAATTTTTAGGCTATCAGCAATTTGAAGCACACGCGACAATGACGGATATCATTCATGATGGGACACGTGTCTCTAGCGCGGATTCTGGTGAGACCATTCACTTCATTTTAGATCAGACCCCGTTTTATGCTGTAAGCGGTGGTCAGGTAGCGGATAAAGGTGTCGTGCGTAATGATCAATTTGAAATACAAGTTACAGACGTGATTAAAGCGCCTAATGGACAAAATTTACACACAGGTATCATTCAATATGGTGAAGTGCGTGAAGGGGCATCAGTAACTGCAACAATCGATCAAAATGCGAGAACTGCCATTATGAAAAACCATAGTGCCACACATTTATTACATGCGGCTTTAAAGTCTGTCCTTGGTGAGCATGTTAATCAAGCTGGATCACTTGTTGATAGCGAACGGTTAAGATTTGACTTTTCACACATCGCACCGATGACAGCAGAAGAAATCAAACAAGTAGAAGATCGTGTAAATGAACAAATTTGGAACCATTTGTCTGTTGATATAGAAGAGATGAAAATCGATGAAGCAAAAGAAAAAGGAGCTATGGCATTGTTTGGTGAAAAGTATGGAGATATCGTTCGAGTGGTAGACATGTCCCCATTCTCCATTGAACTTTGTGGTGGTACACATGTTCAAAATACTTCTGAAATTGGTTTGTTCAAAATTACTAGCGAATCCGGAACTGGCGCTGGTGTACGCCGAATTGAGGCAGTCACTGGACAAAATGCATTCTTATATCTAGAGCATTACCTCAATGAATTTAATGCAATTAAGTCACGCGTGAAAGCAAAAACGGATGCGCAAGTGATTGAAAAAGTTGAACAACTTCAAGAAAATGAAAAAGCATTAAAACAAACGATTGATGAGAAAAATAGAGCGCTTAATGCGTTGAAGATGGGCAACATCAAAGATCAAGTGGAAACAATTAATGATTTACCTGTGTTGATTACTGAAGTAGAGGTTGATGATGCAAAAGCGATTCGTACGACAATGGATGATTTTAAATCTCAATTACAAGAAACTGTTATTGTTTTAGCAAGCCATGTCGGCGGCAAAGTAACGCTTATTGCGAGTGTACCAAAGCCGCTAACTGATCGAATTAAAGCAGGCGATTTAATTAAAAACATGGCACCAATCGTCGGTGGTAAAGGTGGCGGTCGACCGGATATGGCACAAGGCGGCGGAACAGAACCAGAAAAGATAACAGAAGCATTACAATTTATTAAAAAGTATATTAAATCGTTATCATAG